In Candidatus Contubernalis alkalaceticus, the genomic window CCGGAAAATGAACTTTTTTAAGTTCTTCTTTCCAAAGTGGGTTTTATACATTCTTTAGTTAAATTGTCATTGTCATTTTCTTTGGGTGATCATATTTTTAACACCCATGTCCTACGTTCATAGAATTAATTAATGGAGTATTTTTTTATCATCATCATCAGGCTTAAGGGAATCCAACAGGGCCTTCAATTCCTCTTTCTTCTCATCATCTAATTCCTCCATATCCATGGCCTGCTGCATCACCTTTTCCGTGACCAAAATCTCCACCCCGGCTTTCAAAGCCAAAGCAATGGCATCGCTGGGCCGGGAATCTGCAACAATTTCTTGATCCTCTTTTTTTAGATAAATTAAAGCATAATAAGTCCCCTCCACCACATCGCTAACCACAACCTTACGGACCTGTGCCCCCAGAGACTGACATATGTTGTTCATCAAATCATGAGTCATGGGACGAGGGGTCTCCACCTGGTGAAGGCCGATAGCAATGGCCTGCGCCTCAAAAAAGCCCACCCAGATGGGAAGTATTTTCGTTTCTTCTGGGTCCACAAGAAGAACCACAGAACCCAACGTCTGATCAAATACCACGTCTTTTACTTTCATGGTAAGCATCTTCTTGCATCCTTTCACCGGGATATTCTACATTATTATTCATATTACTCTTGCCAAAAAATAGAACCGGCCCTGCTTCTTTGGTTACTCTACTGCATCTGCTGCTGCTGCATTTCCGCTTCCCTTACCTGTATCAAATACTGCATGACCTGCTGGGAAAATTCCCTGAGCAGTGGATTCTCATCATCACTCATCTTCTCTTCTATAACTTCTAAAGCCCGGGGCCGCTCTTGACACAAGTTGCCCACCGCTGCCGCCATCTGTCCAAAAGCCACACCATAAATTTTGCCCTCCAGAATTCTTTCAAAGAGCACCGGAAGCACCCGGGGCTGTCCCAGGGCACACAAAGTGGTCACCAGGCACTGGGTCACATATTCATCCAAACCATCCATCTTCAATATCTCCAGCAAACTATCCCCGATTTTTACCCGCAGCTGCTGGAAATGGGAAAGGGCCTGAGAGATGGTCCTCACCAGCATAAACCTCTCCTTTTCGATTACCTCCGGAAGCATCCCCAAAAGAACCTCCGCTGTCTTTTCTTCAGGGAAAATCGTCAACAGCCTGAGCGAGCTGTACTGAGCTATGATATCATTTCCTTTTAGAATTTCCAAAAGTTTTTCATTGATTCCCGGGCCCAGGTTCTTCAAAACTTGTATTTCTTTGCCGGATTCACTTCGGTTTTCCTGCATCACCTGATGCAGGTAAACCAGAGGCTCTACCATATCCAACCCATATTTAGTATAGACATCCACAGCAACATCCACATCGGTTCCCAGCAGGTACAGTTGTTTTTCCATACCGCTCCAACCGGCGGTGAAGTTTTCCAAATAGGTGCCCGACAATTTGCTGGCCGCCGAAAATCTAAGCAGGAAAGGCTGCTCCGTATCCAGAGCAATTTCCCTTAAAACCTCCACCCATTTAGTCAGCAGAGCTGAAGGCTTAAGCTGCTCCATCATCTCCCGATTGGGAAGTATCACCGAGGCAGGGATAGAAAAACGCACTGCCAGAGGCTGACTCTCATCACGAATAATCTGCACCAAACGGTCAAACACCAGATCCAGGCCGCAGGTGGTCAGCACGGAGATGGCGGCATATTTTTCTTCCATGTAAACATCCTTCCGGTCAAAAACTTCCCACAGCTTATCCACATATTGTTGATCCTGGTGAGGGAAAATCCGATACACTGCTTCGAACCTGACCCTCCAGGAGGAAGCCTCCAAATAAGGCAGAATATATTGATTTAGTTTTGGATGCGCCCTCTTCACAAAGAGCAGCACATTCAACCGGCTTTCTGCTGATTTATCTGCTCCCAACTGCAGCAGCTCCTGCTGCTGCTGCAGCTGTTCCTCCTCACTCAGGGGTTCAATCAGTTCCTCCCCAAACTTTTTAGAAGGGGCCTTCTCCTTGCCCACCTCACTCCAGGCTCCTGAAAGAAGTATCACTTCCTCCCGGGGCATCTCTAAAATTTCCTCCTTCATAGGAGAAATCCCCTTGTAAGTTAAAAAATGAAGCAGAGATTTGCGATAGTAGGTCACATGGCCCGAAAGGTTTTTCTTGAGAATGTAGGGTAGGCTTTCTTTCAAGGCTTGAACGTCCAAGAAACGGTCCATCAAAAGCTGGTAATACACCACCCTCTCATCAGAAGAGAATGCTTTCTTCACCCTTTCCCAGATCCAGCCGCTTTCCGTAATTTTAGGGAGCCGCCAATAACCGGAAATCATCAAATCAGCTTTTTGAGGATCCGCTTTAAAAACCTCTTCTAAAAATTTATTATACTCTATCTCATCCTCACACAGCAGGGCCAGAGCTTCACTCATGACCGAAAGTTCCTGCACCCCTTCCATAAGCCGTAATTGTTCTGTGATTTTGGCTACAGCCTCCTGCTTTCGCTCCAATAACACCTCCATGACCGGATCATATTCATCGCTTACCCCTTCAGATATCAAAACATTCAATAATTTTTCTATAGGTTTATCCGCAAGAGGATTTCTCGGCCCCGTTTTGTTTTTTTTCTTTTTCTTATTCATTGTTAACCCCTCCAAGTTTCATTTTTTTACAAATATTATAGTAACGACTCAGCTTCCCCGGTTGTTGGGGGCAATTTTCTCCAAAAACTCCGGTAAATCCTTCAAGCTGCCCCGGTAATCCGCATCTATGGACCGTTTGCTGCGGTTGATCAGAAAGTCCTCCACCAGGTAGGTTTTAATACCCACCTGTGCAGCACACAAATCATCATCCACATCATTTCCAATCATAATACAATCTTGGGGCCTGGCACCCACTTTATCCAAAATCTCCAAATAATATTGGGGATTAGGCTTACAGAAATGCATGTTCTCATAGGTGGTGACCAGCTTGTAATCAAAACTGTCCACCCCACCCCAATTCATCCTCTGATAGATGGCTGAAGATGGAAAAACAGGATTTGTGGCCAGAACCAGGTCAAAATTTAGAGAGGCCGCCATGCCCACCACTTTCCGGGCTTCGGGTTTACAGCTGGTAAAGGCCTTTAGTTCTTTAAATTTATGCCGGTAAAACTTATCAATTAAAGGTTCCAGAAGGTCCAATGGCTTTTCTACTCTTTCTAAAAAAACCTCCCAGAAAACCTCCTTATTTGTTTTAGCAGGGTCCTGATTTAGAATCATCTGATGAGTGGCATATCCTAAATGCTCTTTCAACTCCTGAGGAGAAATCACCGGGCTCAAATGCAGGCCCAGTTTTTGAAAATATTCTTTCACAAAAATCCTCATATCCACTTCAATCAGTGTCCCGTCCAGGTCAAAAAGCAGAACTTTAAACATGTTTCTCCTTTCTTTGCAGTCGGTGCAGGGAAATCATATAGTTGGGGTAATATTCGTCCTCCAGGGTAATAGCCACCTCCCTGACTTCCTCCTGAAAGCCGCCAAGATGCTTCAGCCTTTCCAGAGCCTCATAGGTAGAAGGCCTCCGGGCATGGGAAACCAATAGGCTCCCCTTCTCTTTCAAGTTAGCCAGAAGAATCTTCTCCGCAAATGGATTAAGCCGGGGGTTATACAGGATATCAGATGCCAATATCCAGTCAAATTTCTTATCCAAACGAAAATCCCGCCAGTCCCCCAGGTAGGTTTCAGCACCCTTCACCCCATTATTCTCTGCGTTAATCAGCGTAATTTCCAAGGCATCCTGCTTATAGTCGGAAAAGGTCACTTCAGCACCCTTCAAACCGGCTACAATTCCCGGAAGGCCCAGGCCGGCGCCCAATTCCAGGACTTCTTCCCCCTGAAATTCCATCTCCTCCCAGATATAAGAAGCCATAATCCGCGAGGCCGGCCATATATCCGCCCAGTAAGGAATATTATCCTCATCGTCGGGATTAGTTACCAGGGCCTCTATATCCTTTACTACCAACAGCCTTACATCCCTTCCTGAAAGGGAAAAAATTTCTTCACGGGTCTCTACTGCCACCGGTTTCACTTCCTTCATAATCCATTTCTCCCGGGTTAACACCCGAGTATATATCCAATAACAGGACATAGTGCCTTATTCTCCCCCGTAACTAAAAAATCCTGCTTTTTCTGCCAAAGTGAAAACCGACTGACATATTTCTGATTATTTCCCGGGAAAAGTCGGAAATTGCGTATCAGTAGATAAAGATGAAATTAGCATTATCCTGTTGTATTTACTTTTAATTCAGCCCCGGGTTACTAATATCTGGTCAAAACCCTCCTCTGGGGAAGGGGGGACCAGCATCTTTTCTTTTTTAATAATGGTCTCCCTGGGGACCGGAGCATCCCGATTCTCATTTCTTTCTAAACACAGTTCCAAAGGGGTGGACAAAGTATGAGCGGTGACCTTAGCTCCATAACTTTTGGCAATTTTTATTAAGGGTTTCCGCTGTGTCCGGGTCAAATTAGTGGCATCAAACACTACATCCTTTCCCAGTTTTAAAAAACCCTTCAGCTCCGCATAGGCAATAGTCCAGATTTCCTTTTCCAGCTCACCGCTGTACTGAATTCCGAAGCGCAGGCGAATACTATCAGGGTTTACCACTCCATAACCCCTGCACTGATAGTCCCGGGTTACAGTTGATTTCCCGGAAGCCGGCAAGCCCACCATGACCACCAGTTGATTTTGTTCCTGTCCCATATCAACTCCCCTTATCTTTTTTATGTTTTATTTTTATCTTTGTGGAAATACTAAGAAAAACATATATTATACCGGGAAGAAAGGAAGGTACTGCTTTGGCCACTGTAAAAGAAATGCTTAAAGAAATCTATCTTATGCCGGAATTAAAGCTGGTAGAAAAAAAATTAGAGGATACGGTATCCTCTCCCAGTCCCCTTATGGAAGAGCTGTCGGGATACATGCTGAAGGGGGGAAAAAGGCTCCGCCCCCTCTTAGTTATTCTATCCGCATCCTTTTATCCCCATTCAACTTTATCAGTG contains:
- a CDS encoding bifunctional nuclease family protein, which translates into the protein MLTMKVKDVVFDQTLGSVVLLVDPEETKILPIWVGFFEAQAIAIGLHQVETPRPMTHDLMNNICQSLGAQVRKVVVSDVVEGTYYALIYLKKEDQEIVADSRPSDAIALALKAGVEILVTEKVMQQAMDMEELDDEKKEELKALLDSLKPDDDDKKILH
- a CDS encoding HAD family hydrolase encodes the protein MFKVLLFDLDGTLIEVDMRIFVKEYFQKLGLHLSPVISPQELKEHLGYATHQMILNQDPAKTNKEVFWEVFLERVEKPLDLLEPLIDKFYRHKFKELKAFTSCKPEARKVVGMAASLNFDLVLATNPVFPSSAIYQRMNWGGVDSFDYKLVTTYENMHFCKPNPQYYLEILDKVGARPQDCIMIGNDVDDDLCAAQVGIKTYLVEDFLINRSKRSIDADYRGSLKDLPEFLEKIAPNNRGS
- a CDS encoding class I SAM-dependent methyltransferase, encoding MKEVKPVAVETREEIFSLSGRDVRLLVVKDIEALVTNPDDEDNIPYWADIWPASRIMASYIWEEMEFQGEEVLELGAGLGLPGIVAGLKGAEVTFSDYKQDALEITLINAENNGVKGAETYLGDWRDFRLDKKFDWILASDILYNPRLNPFAEKILLANLKEKGSLLVSHARRPSTYEALERLKHLGGFQEEVREVAITLEDEYYPNYMISLHRLQRKEKHV
- a CDS encoding ATP-binding protein; the encoded protein is MGQEQNQLVVMVGLPASGKSTVTRDYQCRGYGVVNPDSIRLRFGIQYSGELEKEIWTIAYAELKGFLKLGKDVVFDATNLTRTQRKPLIKIAKSYGAKVTAHTLSTPLELCLERNENRDAPVPRETIIKKEKMLVPPSPEEGFDQILVTRG